Proteins from a single region of Candidatus Saccharibacteria bacterium:
- the ruvB gene encoding Holliday junction branch migration DNA helicase RuvB, producing MAVERIVDTSVHDDDSDEQQIEVTLRPQTFADYIGQERLKKNLKLAIEAAKKRSEPIDHVLLYGPPGLGKTTMATVIANEMGTNIRITAGPAIERAGDLASILTNLTDGDVLFIDEIHRLSHAVEEVLYSAMEDFKLDIVIGKGPAARSVRLDLPKFTVIGATTRTGALTAPLRDRFGHIYRHEFYTPEEISRIIARSSGILESKIHPSAAEMLSTRARLTPRIANRLLKRVRDYADVNGDGIIDTAIATDALAMLEVDELGLDPADRNLLTSIIDNYGNKPVGLNTIAALTGDEATTIEDFYEPYLLQLGFIERTPRGRRVTHKAYKHLGKAAPEIDEKLV from the coding sequence ATGGCTGTAGAACGCATTGTAGATACAAGTGTGCACGACGATGACTCGGATGAGCAACAGATCGAGGTTACTTTGCGTCCGCAGACATTTGCAGATTATATCGGCCAAGAGCGCTTAAAAAAGAACTTGAAGCTGGCAATCGAGGCGGCAAAAAAACGCAGTGAACCGATTGACCACGTTCTGTTATATGGCCCTCCTGGCCTGGGCAAGACAACAATGGCGACGGTAATTGCCAACGAAATGGGAACGAATATTCGCATTACGGCTGGTCCGGCGATTGAGCGTGCAGGCGATCTTGCGAGTATTCTTACTAACTTAACAGATGGTGACGTACTATTTATCGACGAAATCCACCGCCTAAGCCATGCTGTCGAAGAGGTGCTTTATAGTGCCATGGAAGATTTTAAACTCGATATTGTTATTGGTAAGGGGCCGGCTGCTAGAAGTGTCCGCTTAGACTTGCCCAAGTTTACCGTAATTGGTGCAACGACTCGCACTGGCGCGCTTACTGCGCCGCTGCGTGACAGGTTTGGGCATATTTATCGCCACGAATTTTACACGCCCGAAGAAATTTCACGGATTATCGCAAGGTCATCGGGAATTCTAGAGAGCAAAATCCACCCGAGTGCAGCCGAAATGCTTTCAACCCGCGCGCGCCTGACTCCGCGTATTGCTAACCGCCTGCTAAAACGAGTGCGTGACTATGCCGATGTAAATGGCGATGGAATTATAGATACGGCCATTGCTACCGATGCGCTAGCTATGCTAGAGGTTGATGAGCTGGGGCTTGATCCGGCTGACCGCAATCTCCTCACGAGCATTATTGATAATTATGGCAACAAGCCGGTAGGGTTGAATACGATCGCCGCACTTACTGGCGATGAAGCCACGACGATCGAGGATTTTTACGAGCCATACCTTTTGCAGCTTGGATTTATAGAGCGCACCCCACGCGGCCGACGCGTAACGCATAAAGCGTATAAACACCTAGGTAAAGCGGCGCCGGAAATCGACGAAAAATTGGTATAA
- the recA gene encoding recombinase RecA: protein MAKKAEKAEMAEKATNNEGKLKALGLAMDQITKQFGDGSIMKLGDTHKADVELVSSGALSLDLALGGGYPRGRIIEIYGPESSGKTTLTLHAIAEIQRLGGTAAFIDAEHALDPAYAKRLGVDTDNLLVSQPDNGEQALEIAETLVRSNAVDLVVVDSVAALVPQAEIDGDMGDSHMGLQARLMSQALRKLTGIINKSKTTVIFINQIRMKIGVMFGNPETTTGGNALKFYASVRLDIRRTGQIKSGEDIVGNRTKVKIVKNKIAPPFRVAEFDIMYNEGISKTGDVLDLAVQHGIVGKAGAWFDYNEAKIGQGREASKVYLKEHPEVLIEIDEKVRAKVAELEA, encoded by the coding sequence ATGGCGAAAAAAGCTGAAAAGGCAGAAATGGCTGAAAAAGCAACGAATAACGAGGGTAAGCTAAAAGCGCTTGGCCTTGCGATGGATCAAATCACCAAGCAATTTGGTGACGGCTCAATTATGAAATTAGGAGATACTCACAAAGCTGATGTTGAGTTGGTATCCTCTGGCGCGTTAAGTCTTGACTTGGCACTTGGCGGGGGTTACCCGCGCGGCCGTATTATAGAGATTTATGGTCCTGAAAGCTCTGGTAAGACAACACTTACGCTTCATGCAATTGCCGAGATTCAGCGTCTTGGTGGCACGGCGGCGTTTATCGATGCCGAGCACGCGCTTGACCCGGCATACGCAAAACGTCTTGGTGTCGACACCGACAACTTGCTTGTTAGCCAGCCAGACAATGGTGAGCAAGCACTTGAGATTGCCGAGACATTGGTTCGATCTAACGCGGTTGACCTTGTGGTTGTGGACTCGGTTGCGGCACTTGTGCCACAGGCCGAAATCGACGGCGACATGGGTGATAGTCACATGGGTCTTCAGGCTCGTTTGATGAGCCAGGCACTGCGCAAGCTAACTGGTATTATCAACAAAAGCAAAACAACAGTTATCTTTATTAACCAGATTCGTATGAAAATTGGTGTTATGTTTGGCAACCCAGAGACAACTACCGGTGGTAATGCGCTCAAGTTTTATGCATCGGTACGTCTTGATATTCGCCGAACAGGGCAGATTAAATCAGGCGAGGATATAGTGGGCAACCGCACGAAGGTGAAGATCGTGAAGAACAAGATCGCACCTCCTTTCCGTGTTGCCGAGTTTGATATCATGTACAACGAAGGTATTTCTAAGACCGGTGACGTTCTCGACCTCGCAGTGCAGCATGGTATCGTAGGTAAGGCCGGTGCGTGGTTTGACTACAACGAGGCAAAGATTGGCCAGGGCCGCGAAGCAAGCAAGGTGTATCTAAAAGAACACCCTGAGGTTCTAATAGAAATCGACGAGAAGGTTCGCGCGAAGGTCGCCGAACTAGAAGCGTAA
- a CDS encoding RecX family transcriptional regulator: MKITGVSAQQKDKNRVNIMVDGKYRFSLDIFQYAELGIRIGRDYTDEELTAFETESQFGKAYARALEYCLMRPHSAKEMRDYLYRKTRDSRTKTGDVKKGLSPDITARVFDRLVEKGYIDDEKFARYWVENRSLTKGASYRKLTAELRSKGVASGIIERFLSESERSDEDEIQKIIAKKRSRYPDDQKLMQYLARQGFGYDDIKQALASD, translated from the coding sequence ATGAAAATTACTGGCGTTTCGGCACAGCAAAAAGATAAAAACCGTGTGAATATCATGGTTGATGGAAAATACAGGTTTAGCCTGGATATTTTTCAGTATGCCGAACTGGGTATTCGAATAGGCCGGGATTATACCGACGAAGAGCTGACGGCGTTTGAAACCGAAAGCCAGTTTGGCAAGGCGTACGCTAGGGCGCTCGAGTATTGTCTTATGCGCCCGCATTCTGCCAAGGAAATGCGCGACTATCTTTACCGGAAAACCCGGGATTCGCGCACCAAAACAGGTGATGTTAAAAAGGGATTGTCGCCGGATATCACTGCTAGGGTGTTCGACAGGCTTGTTGAAAAGGGGTATATTGACGACGAAAAGTTTGCGCGCTACTGGGTAGAAAACCGCAGCCTTACAAAAGGGGCGAGCTACCGCAAGCTAACGGCCGAGCTGCGCAGTAAAGGCGTGGCGAGTGGTATTATTGAGCGTTTTTTGAGTGAATCCGAACGATCAGATGAAGACGAGATACAAAAGATTATCGCAAAAAAACGGTCGCGGTATCCAGATGATCAGAAACTTATGCAGTATCTTGCCCGCCAGGGGTTTGGGTATGACGATATTAAACAGGCGCTTGCTAGCGACTAA
- a CDS encoding PH domain-containing protein, with product MNDQPNPPVQPVQTPDPQKPVAYDSEGRPLYAAPQVAQAPPPIAPAAAPTQMPTPVAGQAEPQPQYVHMSRAVDPVEQPISPEVKKRHDESMKAFPFLNLSDAEFVISAVRRHPIGLIIPVGITAFLITISASMLINYTLIMQYFGILDAPNPAMVYFIGTLFILLVGIGGYIAVWVYMNNKFFLTNESVIQEIQTSLFSRHEQTVSLINIEDASFQQHGILQTMLNYGSIRLSTEGDETTYRFEYVSNPKEQIATLNNAVEAFKNGRPVLND from the coding sequence ATGAACGATCAACCGAATCCTCCTGTTCAGCCAGTTCAGACACCCGATCCGCAAAAGCCTGTTGCTTATGACAGCGAGGGAAGGCCGCTTTATGCTGCGCCACAAGTAGCGCAAGCGCCGCCGCCTATTGCGCCAGCGGCAGCACCAACACAGATGCCAACTCCTGTCGCAGGCCAGGCCGAGCCGCAACCGCAGTATGTTCACATGAGCCGCGCTGTTGATCCTGTAGAACAACCGATATCTCCAGAGGTGAAAAAACGCCACGACGAATCTATGAAGGCATTTCCGTTTTTGAACCTGAGCGATGCTGAGTTTGTGATTAGTGCTGTCCGCAGGCATCCGATTGGGCTTATTATCCCCGTAGGAATTACTGCATTCCTTATCACGATATCCGCATCGATGCTGATTAATTACACGCTCATTATGCAGTATTTTGGTATTCTTGACGCGCCAAATCCTGCAATGGTGTACTTTATTGGTACACTGTTTATTCTTTTGGTGGGCATTGGTGGCTATATTGCGGTGTGGGTATATATGAATAACAAGTTTTTCTTAACGAACGAAAGTGTTATTCAAGAAATTCAGACCAGTCTTTTTTCGCGGCACGAACAGACGGTGAGCCTTATCAATATCGAAGATGCGAGTTTTCAACAGCATGGTATTTTGCAGACCATGCTTAACTATGGTTCGATTCGCCTTAGCACCGAGGGTGATGAAACAACCTACCGGTTTGAATACGTTTCAAACCCAAAAGAGCAGATTGCAACGCTTAATAATGCTGTCGAGGCGTTCAAAAACGGCCGACCTGTTTTGAACGATTAA
- a CDS encoding class I SAM-dependent methyltransferase: MQEDSNKITLTTYNNHTADYIRATPSSHDGVVQQWLILWIDRALAEIKKGGHVLEIGSATPRDANYIRSKGYSVQCSDATPNFVEHLKSLGEPALTINVTEDKIEGKYDMIYANAVFPHLTDTQVDAALENIYQALNNGGVLAFNIKQGEDDEWVNEKFNDKRYINYWQPHEICDAVVHAGFTLVAVDDGVQGDLPTHVWTHIIAQKSES; this comes from the coding sequence ATGCAAGAAGACTCAAACAAAATTACCTTAACAACATACAATAATCACACAGCAGATTATATACGCGCAACACCTTCGTCGCACGATGGCGTAGTCCAGCAGTGGCTTATCCTGTGGATTGACCGGGCCCTAGCAGAGATTAAAAAGGGCGGCCACGTACTCGAGATTGGGAGTGCTACTCCGCGAGATGCAAACTATATTCGCAGCAAAGGTTATAGCGTTCAGTGTAGTGACGCGACACCTAACTTCGTCGAGCATCTTAAAAGCCTTGGCGAACCAGCCTTAACGATTAATGTCACCGAAGATAAGATTGAAGGTAAGTACGACATGATTTATGCAAACGCCGTCTTTCCACACCTTACAGATACTCAAGTCGACGCAGCGCTTGAGAATATCTACCAGGCCCTGAACAACGGCGGAGTTCTTGCGTTTAACATAAAGCAGGGTGAAGATGATGAGTGGGTAAACGAGAAGTTTAACGACAAGCGATACATCAACTACTGGCAGCCTCACGAGATTTGCGACGCCGTAGTGCACGCCGGCTTCACGCTCGTGGCAGTCGATGATGGAGTCCAGGGAGATCTTCCGACGCACGTTTGGACACACATAATCGCCCAGAAATCCGAATCCTAA
- a CDS encoding penicillin-binding protein: MIRQGKYTKKVTKVTQMKRALKRRWRWFMGLSKKKKALLIATPILAFLILTPLLTYLYYFNDIGDQERLMNRNNTGVVLMDRNGKTFYSTGRAEHRDLVPLDKISTNVKEALIAAEDKDFYNHGGFSIEGIMRAVYGTVTSQEAYGGGSTLTQQLAKNTLLSADYSYIRKYQELAISIAIEQRYSKDQILEMYLNSAFFGGTIFGIEDAAKAYFNKAPKDLTLAESSMLIGILPAPNAYSPTLGNPQYAKERQETVLTRMVTNGYITEAEKTTTLAKKLKYAPMNDTNDSEAPHFAEMVLEDLYANHGGEETVIRSGYQVKTTLDLELQRKLKKNIDNHVSYIEMNGGSNAGGVAIDPASGEIRALVGSVDWNNKKWGNVNMATTPRQPGSSFKPIYYSEALAQGLITPATILADVPTDFNGYKPQNANRTFSGNISVRNALARSLNIPAVKVMEKLGVERSVEAARRMGITAIEENKEYGLSLALGSAEAPLVQMTNAYAAFANQGKQFNTSVIREIDNKYDDTIFVSTEKSREVISEEGAFLISSILSDNNARAPIFGSSLTVWGHTAAVKTGTTDDQRDAWTIGYTPQLAVGVWVGNNNNATMLNGGSGMAGPIWVNTMSQALAGVADTKFTMPSGVIQKPICYGSGGLASGSGTNTYNEFFLSSALPTATCSPTQKETKTEEKPKDEGDTDQDQDAGTDGGDGTGDTGTDNGDGTTPPVDDGTDPGAGDGDTGTDPVVDPVTDPVTP, translated from the coding sequence CGAAAAAGGTGACCAAAGTCACCCAGATGAAGCGTGCCCTAAAGCGTCGATGGCGCTGGTTTATGGGGCTTTCCAAGAAGAAAAAAGCACTGCTTATTGCAACACCTATCCTGGCTTTCTTGATTTTGACTCCCCTGCTCACCTATCTTTATTATTTCAATGATATCGGTGACCAAGAGCGCCTGATGAACCGTAATAATACGGGCGTTGTACTAATGGATAGAAACGGTAAGACTTTTTACAGTACTGGCCGCGCCGAACATCGCGACCTTGTGCCGCTTGATAAGATTTCGACCAATGTGAAAGAGGCACTGATAGCGGCAGAGGACAAGGACTTTTACAACCATGGCGGGTTTTCGATAGAGGGAATTATGCGCGCGGTGTATGGCACGGTGACGTCACAAGAGGCGTATGGTGGTGGATCGACGCTGACGCAGCAGTTGGCTAAGAACACGCTACTTTCGGCTGATTATTCGTATATTCGTAAATATCAAGAATTGGCAATTTCGATAGCGATTGAACAGCGTTATAGTAAAGATCAGATTTTAGAAATGTATCTTAACTCGGCATTTTTTGGCGGGACGATATTTGGTATAGAAGATGCGGCGAAGGCGTACTTTAATAAGGCGCCAAAAGATTTAACCCTTGCCGAGAGTTCGATGCTGATTGGTATTTTGCCAGCGCCAAATGCGTACTCGCCGACGCTTGGTAACCCGCAATATGCAAAAGAGCGCCAAGAAACGGTGCTGACCCGCATGGTGACAAACGGGTATATTACCGAGGCCGAGAAAACCACGACACTAGCGAAAAAGCTAAAATACGCACCTATGAACGACACTAACGACAGCGAAGCGCCGCATTTTGCCGAGATGGTTTTGGAAGATTTGTATGCAAACCATGGTGGTGAAGAAACGGTAATACGTTCGGGCTACCAGGTAAAAACCACGCTTGATTTAGAATTGCAGCGCAAGCTTAAAAAGAATATCGATAACCACGTGAGTTACATAGAAATGAACGGTGGTTCAAACGCTGGCGGTGTTGCAATTGACCCGGCGTCGGGCGAGATTCGCGCACTAGTAGGAAGCGTGGATTGGAACAATAAAAAGTGGGGCAATGTGAATATGGCTACCACACCGCGCCAGCCGGGATCGAGCTTTAAGCCTATCTACTACAGCGAGGCGTTGGCGCAGGGTCTTATTACGCCGGCCACAATTCTTGCCGATGTTCCGACTGATTTTAATGGCTACAAACCGCAAAATGCCAACCGAACATTCAGCGGTAATATTTCGGTGCGAAACGCCCTTGCCCGCTCGCTTAACATTCCAGCAGTAAAGGTTATGGAAAAGCTGGGCGTTGAGCGTTCGGTAGAGGCAGCGCGTCGCATGGGAATTACTGCTATCGAGGAAAATAAAGAGTATGGATTGTCGCTTGCGCTTGGATCGGCCGAAGCGCCACTGGTGCAGATGACAAACGCCTACGCGGCATTTGCAAACCAGGGGAAGCAGTTTAATACATCGGTAATTCGTGAAATTGATAACAAGTACGACGACACGATATTTGTAAGCACCGAGAAAAGTCGAGAGGTTATTAGCGAAGAAGGCGCGTTCTTGATATCGAGCATACTTTCGGATAACAATGCGCGCGCACCAATATTTGGTTCGTCGCTGACGGTTTGGGGGCATACTGCGGCAGTTAAAACCGGTACAACCGACGACCAGCGCGATGCCTGGACAATTGGCTACACGCCACAACTCGCCGTGGGAGTATGGGTGGGGAATAATAACAATGCCACTATGCTAAACGGTGGGTCGGGCATGGCAGGGCCAATTTGGGTAAATACCATGAGCCAGGCGCTTGCAGGCGTTGCCGATACTAAATTTACGATGCCAAGCGGTGTTATACAAAAACCGATTTGTTACGGATCGGGCGGACTCGCGAGCGGATCGGGAACAAACACCTATAACGAATTCTTCCTCTCCTCTGCCCTTCCAACGGCAACATGTTCGCCGACTCAAAAAGAGACAAAGACGGAAGAGAAGCCGAAGGATGAAGGCGACACCGATCAAGATCAAGACGCGGGTACCGATGGTGGTGATGGCACCGGTGATACTGGTACCGATAACGGCGATGGTACGACACCTCCGGTAGATGACGGCACCGATCCTGGAGCGGGCGATGGAGACACGGGGACTGATCCTGTTGTCGATCCGGTGACCGACCCCGTAACGCCGTAA
- the ruvA gene encoding Holliday junction branch migration protein RuvA: MIAHVSGIVAEKFNSSIIVDVNGVGYEVAVALGDFERSLINEPVKFHTYHHIREQSQELFGFTSLAAKKLFEMLITVQGVGPKAALAILSLGESETVRNAIANGDVVFITKASGVGKRIAERVVVDLTDKVGLALRTTVDSVGVSRQINQTDEALEALMALGYNLNDATRALEGISTELSTADRVTQALKG; the protein is encoded by the coding sequence ATGATTGCACATGTTTCTGGAATAGTGGCCGAAAAGTTTAACTCGTCGATAATTGTCGACGTGAATGGTGTTGGTTACGAAGTGGCGGTGGCGCTGGGCGATTTTGAGCGCTCGCTTATTAACGAGCCGGTGAAGTTTCATACGTACCATCACATTCGCGAACAGTCACAGGAGCTGTTTGGCTTTACCAGCTTGGCGGCAAAAAAGCTGTTCGAAATGCTGATTACCGTGCAAGGTGTGGGGCCAAAGGCGGCGCTGGCGATTCTTAGTTTGGGCGAAAGCGAAACGGTGCGCAACGCAATTGCCAATGGCGATGTCGTGTTTATTACGAAGGCCAGCGGAGTAGGCAAGCGAATTGCCGAGCGTGTGGTTGTTGATCTTACCGATAAGGTAGGATTAGCGCTGCGTACTACTGTTGATAGCGTGGGAGTATCGCGCCAGATTAATCAAACCGACGAAGCGCTAGAGGCGCTCATGGCACTTGGATACAATTTGAACGACGCGACACGTGCGCTTGAAGGGATTTCGACCGAACTTTCTACAGCCGATCGTGTTACGCAAGCCTTAAAGGGCTAA